DNA from Mesorhizobium sp. B2-1-1:
CGGCACGCACCACCAGGTGCCCCAGAACCAGGCACCGCCGGCGCCGCTGACGATGAGCGCGGCGATCCAGATCGCCGTGTCGCGGAGCGCGGGCGCGTCGGAGCGCTGCATCAGCTCCTTCATCTGCTTGCGGGGAATGTCGGTGTGATACCATTCGGCCGCCGACAGGCCGGTCTCGACGGCCAGCCTGGCGTCGCGGCCGATCAGGCTGTAGTCACGCCGGGACGGCGCAGCATGCATGGTTGCCTCCCTCGGCAAGGGCATCCGCCACGCGAATGCCCGACATTTCCTGACTTCGAGGCTGAAAATAACGCTAGCTCATGATAGACTCAACATCATAAAGATAGTTTCTATCATTTCCTATCATAAAGATGTAGGAAAGATGCACGGTCAAATGAGGACAGACATGGCGAAACGGCCGACCATATCAGATCTGGCGCGCATCTCCGGCGTCAGCGTCGCCACGGTGGACCGGGTGCTCAACAGCCGCCTGCCTGTGCGCGAGGAAACGGCGCGCCGCGTCTATAACGCCGCGACCGAGATCGGCTATCACGCCGCAGGCCTGATCAAGCAGCGTATGCGCCAGGAATTGCCCGAGTATCGGCTGGGTTTCCTGCTGCTTCGGGGCAATGACGTTTTCTATGGCGATTTCGCGCGGGAACTCGAACTCGCGGTCGCACAATCGCAGCGCTTCCGTGGCGTCGCAACCATCGATTTCGCCAGTTCCCTGGCCCCGGATGAGATCGCTGCCCAGATGCGCAGGCTGGCGGCGAAATCGCGGGCGATCGCCGTGGTCGGCCCTGACCATCCGACGCTGACGGCGGTCGTGGAGGCGCTAAAAGCCAGGGGACAGCCGGTCTTCTCCCTGCTGTCCGACTTCGCCGCCGGCATCCGCGAAGGCTATGTCGGGCTCGACAACCGCAAGGTCGGCCGCACCGCCGCCTGGATGATCTCGAAGGCTGCGAGGAAGCCCGGCAAGGTCGCCCTTTTTGTCGGCAGCCATCGCTTCCACGGCCATGAGCTGCGTGAGATCGGTTTCCGCTCCTTCTTTCGCGAGCATGCGCCGGACTTCAACGTGCTGGAGACGCTGGTCAATCTGGAGGCCAACCAGGTGACCCATGATGCGATGATCGATCTTCTGGCGCGATATCCGGATCTTGTCGGCTGCTACGTCGCCGGCGGCGGCATGGAAGGCGCCGTCTCGGCGCTGCGGACAGCGAAGCCCGCAAACATGCCGGTGGTCGTCTGCAACGAGATCAACGCCGAATCGCGCGCCGCGCTTGCCGACAACATCCTGACGATGGTGATCTCGACGCCCCTTGCCGCGCTCTGTCGCGAGCTCGTCGATCGGATGGCGCATGCCATCGAAACCGGTGCGGCCAATGCGCCGGGCCAGACATTCCTCCCCTTCGACATCTATTTGCCGGAAAACATCTGAAGCCATTTCAGGAATGCGCAGCGGTTTTCCGTCCAGGTCGCGTCAGGACGGAAGGTAGGGCGTTTCCATGAAACGATAAAACCCTCGGGCAGCCCGGTCTGCCGCAAACCAGCCGCCTGAAATGATAGAATCCATCAGAGACAGCCGAAAATCGCACGCCCGGATTCGGAATTTCCCTTGACGCCCCGATTCGAAATGGAATAAATATTTCACTGACTGTACATTTTGGTTCTTTCGTTCCGACAACACCTGGTTCGAGCAGGCAGTTCGGCGTTCCAGCCAGTGGTGAACCGCGTTGGAACGAAATGATATCAGGGAGAGATTCCCCGGGGAGATCGGGGATTCCGGATAGATCGGTGCAACCGGACACCCAAAGTGGAGGAGAAATACAATGAAGAAAATGATTTTGGGCGTCGCTTTCGCGGCGCTGATGAGTTCGTCCGCCATGGCCGCCAAGATCGGCGTGTCGATGGCCAAGTTCGACGACAATTTCCTGACCGTGCTGCGCAACGGCATGATCGAGCAGGCCAAGGGCATGAGCGGCGTGGAGCTGCAGGTCGAGGACGCGCAGAACGACGTCGCCAAACAGCTCGACCAGATCAAGAACTTCGCCGCATCAGGGGTCGACGCCATCATCGTCAATCCGGTCGACACCTCGGCCACGCAGGCGATGTCGGATGCCGCGGCCGCCGCAAAGATCCCGCTGGTGTATGTCAACCGTGAACCGGTGAATGTCGACACGCTGCCTGACAACCAGGCCTTCGTCGCTTCGAACGAGGCCGATTCCGGCACGCTCGAAACCAAGGAGGTCTGCCGCCTGTTCAAGGAATCCGGCAAGAAGGAAGCCAATGTCTATGTGATCATGGGCGAGCTTTCCAACCAAGCAGCCGTGCAGCGCACCAAGGACATCGAGGAGGTGATCGCAACGCCGGATTGCAGCTTCATCAAGATCATCGACAAGCAGACGTCGAACTGGAACCGCGACGAGGCCCAGAACCTGATGACCAACTGGCTGTCGACCGGCAAGCCGTTCGACGGCGTCATCGCCAACAATGACGAAAGCGCCATCGGCGCCATCCAGGCAATGAAGGCCGCCAATGTCGACATGAAGACGGTTGTCGTCGGCGGCGTCGACGCCACGCAGGACGCGCTCGCCGCCATGCAGGCAGGCGACCTCGACGCCACCGTGTTCCAGGACGCGGCCGGCCAGGGCGCCGGCGCGCTCGACGCGGCATTGAAACTGTCCAAGGGCGAGAAGGTCGAACACAAGGTCTACGTGCCCTTCCAACTGGTGACGCCGGCCAACATCGACAAGTTCCTGAAGAAGAACTGAGCGGCGGAACGGTTCACCTCGGGGCGGCGCTCAAAGGACCGGGCGCCGCTCCTCCTCTCGGCGCTTTGATAGCGCCAGGGGCGACCGCGGCTGACGGAGGATAGACGAGTGGCACAGACATCTCATGGCGTCGGCGGGGTCAGCTATGATGCGAAGAAGCGCATATGGCCGGCGGAATTCAACGTCTTCCTGGCGCTCGTCATTCTTGTCGTCATCTTCGAATTGATCGGCCGCGTCTTTCTCGGCGACAGCTTCCTGTTCAACACCCGCAGCAATGTCGGCGGCCTCTTCAACGAGGCGCGGCTACAGATCATCATTCTGCAAGTATCGATCGTCGGCATCATCGCCATCGGCGTGACGCAGGTTATCATATCGGGCGGCATCGACCTGTCGTCGGGCTCGATCGTCGGCGCCACCGCCATGATCGCCATGAGCTTCGCCCAGGTGGCGACGGTCAACGGCAACCCCAATCCCAAGGCGATGTTCCTGGCTCAGGGCTGGACCGACCTGCCGGTCATCGTGCCGGTGCTGGTCGCCATCGGCTGCGGGCTGCTGGCAGGCCTGGTCAACGGCGCCCTGATCGCTTACACGCGCATTCCGCCCTTCATCGCCACGCTAGGCATGATGGTGACCGCGCGCGGCATCGCCAAATGGTGGTCCAAGGGGCAGCCCATCTCGTTCCCGACCGAGAGCTTCGCCGCCATCGGCAAGGGCCTGATGCCCGTCATCATCTTCCTGTCGCTGGCCGTGCTGTTCCAGCTGATCATGACCTACACACGATACGGCAAGCATTGCTACGCGATCGGCTCCAACGAGGATGCCGCGCGCATGTCCGGCATCAAGATCGCCAACCACAAGATCCTGGTCTACGTCATCGCCGGCATACTCGCGTCGCTCGCCGCGGTGGTGCTGTCTTCCAAGAACCTCACCGCCCAGGCCGGCATGGGCGTGATGTACGAACTCGACGCCATCGCCATGGCGGTCATCGGCGGCGTATCGCTGTCGGGCGGCCGCGGCTCGATCATCGGCACGGTGATCGGCGCGCTGATCTTCGGCGTCATCATCTCCGGCTTCACCTTCCTGCGCCTCGACGCCTACTACCAGGAGATGGTCAAGGGCGTGATCATCGTCGGCGCCGTCGTTCTCGACCAGTGGCGCCAACGCCTGCGGGCATTGAGGGCTTGACCATGTCAGACATCGTCCTGAAGACCGAAAACCTGACCAAGCGCTATGGCGGCGTGCAGGCGCTGGAAGGCGCGAATTTCGAGCTGCGCAAGGGCGAACACGTCGCCATCATGGGCGACAATGGCGCCGGCAAGTCGACCTTCGTGCGCCAGATCACCGCCGTCGAGCAACCGACCAGCGGCCAGATCTGGTTCGACGGCAAGCAAGTCAATTTTTCGGGCCCTATCGAGGCGCGAGAGGCCGGCATCGAGACCGTGTTCCAGAACCTGGCGCTGGCCGACGACCTCGACGTGCCGTCGAACCTGTTCCTTGGCCGAGAAAAAGTGCTGTTCAATCTGGGACCGTTTTCGATCCTGGACCGCCGGGGGATGCGCAAGGCGACCGAAGCCGCGCTGGTGCGCACGGCGGTGAAAATCCCCAACCTGTCGAACACCATCCGCCACATGTCGGGCGGCCAGCGGCAGTGCGTGGCGATCGCCAGGACCGCGACCTTCGCCTCCAAGCTGATCATCATGGACGAGCCGACGGCAGCACTCGGCGTGCAGGAGACCGCGCAGGTCGAGAACATCATCCGCACGCTGAAGGACAATGGCGAGCCGCTGATCCTGATCAGCCACAATATGCGCCAGGTGTTCGACCTTTGCGACCGCATCGTCGTCTTCCGGCGCGGCCGCATCGTCGCCAATTTGCGCAAGGAGAACACCGACGGAAACGATATTGTTTCCTACATCACCGGCGCCAAGACCGGAGAGGCCGAACTCGCGGCCTAGGCCGGGCGCGGAGGCGGCGGTCATCGCCTCCCTGTCGATCTTGTCTTGACCGGAAAAACACCTGCGCGCATGACCGGCGCCCCGCCAACCTTCGAACCATTCCCCAGAGGAAATTTCCATGACTCTCCGCTTCGCCCTCCTCGGTGCCGGCCGCATCGGCAAGGTCCACGCCCGCGCCGTCGGCTCCAATCCGCAGGCCAAACTGGTCGCCGTTGCCGATGCATTCGAGAAGGCGGCGAGCGAGCTCGCCACGGCCTACGGCGCCGAGGTGCGCACCATCGATGCCATCGAGAAATCCGGGGACATCGACGCGGTCGTGATCTGCACGCCGACCGACACCCATGCCGACCTGATCGAGCGCTTCGCCAAGGCCGGCAAGGCGATCTTCTGCGAGAAACCGATCGACCTCGACGTCAAGCGGGTCGAGCAGTGCCTGGCCGTGGTCGAGAAGGCCAAGGCGACGCTGATGGTCGGCTTCAACAGGCGCTTCGACCCGCACTTCGCTGCGGTGCGCAAGGCAATCGATGACGGCGCCATCGGCGTGGTCGAGATGGTGACCATCACGTCGCGCGATCCGGGCGCACCGCCGATCGACTACATCGCGCGCTCCGGCGGGATCTTTCGCGACATGACCATCCACGACTTCGACATGGCGCGCTTCCTGCTCGGCGAAGAGCCGGTGGCGGTCAGCGCGCATGCCTCGGTGCTGGTCGACAAGAAGATCGGCGAGGCCGGCGATTTCGACTCGGTCAGCGTCATCCTCGAAACGGCTTCCGGCAAGCAGGCCGTCATCTCCAATTCGCGCCGCGCCACCTATGGCTACGACCAGCGCATCGAGGTGCATGGCTCGAAAGGCATGGTCGCGGCCGAGAACCAGCGGCCGGTGTCGATCGAACTGGCCAATGAGAAGGGCTATACGCGCCCGCCGCTGCACGACTTCTTCATGACCCGCTATCTCGATGCCTATGCCATCGAGATTGCGTCCTTCATCGCCGCCGCGACGTCGGGCAAGAAGGCAGCACCGAGCGGGACGGACGGGCTCATCGCACTTCGGCTGGCGGATGCGGCGCTGAAATCGGCGACATCAGGCCAGACCGTCCGCCTCGACAAGTAACGACTTAAAGCACAGGAGCAGAGCGATGAGCGCATCAGCCGATCGCAATTCACAAACGCGCGCCATCGTCACCGGCGGCGCACAAGGCATAGGCTTCGCGGTCGCCGAGGCATTGGCGGACGAAGGCTGCCGGGCGCTGGCCCTGATCGGCCGCTCGCAGGAAAAGGGCGACAAGGCAGTCGCCAGCCTCAAGAAGTCGGGCGTCGACGCGATCTTCATCAGCGCCGATGTCTCCAAGGTGGCCGACTGCAAGCGCGCCGTCGCCACCGCGCTTTCGCATTTCGGCACCATCAACGCCCTGGTCAACGCCGCCGCCACATCCGCGCGCGGCTCGCTGGTGGAGACCAGCGAGGAGCTCTTCGACACCATCTTCGACACCAATGTGCGAGGACCCTTCTTCCTGATGCAGGGCGTGGTGGCGCATCTGCTTGAAAAAAAGGCCCCCGGATCGATCGTCAACGTGCTGTCGATGTCGGCGCATACCGGCCAGTCATTCCTGACGCCCTATTCGACCAGCAAGGGCGCGCTGATGACGCTGACCAAGAATGTCGCCAATGCCTACCGCTTCAACCGCATCCGTTGCAACGCCGTGCTGCCCGGCTGGATGGACACCGAGGGCGAGGATATCGTGCAGAAGAAATGGCACGATGCACCCGACGACTGGCTTGAGAAGGCCGAGGCCGCGCAGCCGATGGGCCAGTTGGTGAAGCCGGACCAGTTGGCTCGGCTGATCAGCTACATGGTCAGCCCGCAGTCCGGCGTGATGACCGGCTCGCTGGTCGACTACGACCAGAGCATCGCTGGGGCGTCGCCGGAGTAGCGGCCGCGTAAGCGAAACCGTTAACCAGGTGGTCATCCACGGGCGGAGCAAGGAGCGCAGCGACGCGGCGCAGACCCGAGGATCCATGCCGCGACTTCCGGGCCGTCGCTACGGCGCAAGATTCTGCACCGCAGCACTCTCCCATCTAGGTCGCGGCATGGATCCCAGGGTCTCCGCGACGGAGCTTCGCTCCTGCTTAGCCCTAGAATGACGAAATCGCAAAGGCTCGGCCCTCACCTGAAATTGCTTGCTACCAGGGTACGTGACAAACGCCGCCGCTTCGACTATATGAGCCGCATGATCCACCTGACCGCCACCTATTGGTACTTTAGCAGCTCGCTGGCGGCGGGAGGATTGCGCTCGATCTGAAGATTGCAGCAAACAGTCCGACAAGCCGCCAGACCTGGCGGCTTTTTTGTTTCAGCCGGCAGGTCTCCCAACCAGGAGCAGAAGCCGTGTTGACCACCACAGACGACCTTCGGGTCAAGGAACTGAGACTGCTGAGCACGCCGGAAGAGGTGATGCGCGAGATACCGCGCTCACTCACGGCGACGCGCACCGTTGCCGCCTCGCGCAACGCCATCCACTCCATCCTGACGGGGGCCGACGACCGGCTCGTTGTCATCGTCGGCCCCTGTTCGATCCACGACCCGGTCGCGGCCGTTGACTATGCCAGCCGTCTGGCGGCGCTGCGCGAGACATTGTCCGACCGGCTCGAGATCGTGATGCGGGTCTATTTCGAAAAGCCGCGCACGACGGTCGGCTGGAAGGGCCTGATCAACGACCCCGACCTCGACGGCAGCTTCAACATCGACAAGGGGCTGCGGATGGCACGCAATGTGCTGTCGGCCGTCAACAATCTGGGCCTGCCGGCGGCGACCGAATTCCTCGACATGACCACGCCGCAATACATCGCCGACCTCGTCGCCTGGGGCGCGATCGGCGCGCGCACGACCGAGAGCCAGATCCATCGCGAGCTGGCCTCGGGCCTCTCTTGCCCGGTCGGCTTCAAGAACGGCACCGACGGCAATCTCAGGATCGCCGCCGAGGCGGTGAAGTCGGCCGCGCAGCCGCATCATTTCATGGCGGTGACCAAGGGCGGACGCAGCGCCATCGCGGCAACGACCGGAAACGAGGATTGCCATGTCATCCTGCGTGGCGGCGTTCAGCCCAACTATGACGCGGCAAGCGTCGAGGCCGCCTCGGTCGAACTCGCCCGCATCGGTATCGCGCCCCGCCTGATGATCGATGTCAGCCATGCCAACTCAGCCAAGAAGCCGGAGAACCAGCCCAAGGTCGCGGCTGACGTGGCAGGACAGGTCGCGGCGGGGGACGAGCGCATTATGGGCGTCATGATCGAGAGCAATCTCGTCGCCGGCCGGCAGGATGTCGTGCCGGGCAAGCAGCTCGTCTACGGCCAGAGCATCACCGATGGCTGCATCGACTGGGCGGCCACGGAGACGGTGCTGCACGGCCTTGCCGGCGCCGTGGAATGGCGCCGGTCGGCGCGCCGCGCCTTGATGGAGAGCCGGCAGGGCGCCGCCTGATCCGGTTGGAGCATAAGGGCGGCGTTTCCGGTTTCAGCCCAGGACCACGCCGCCCTTAGAGCAGTTCACCGTTTCATGGAAACGGCGAACCGCTCTAACTCTTTGTTTTGACGCAATTCCGGACAGAAAACCGCACGCACTTTTCTTGGAATTGCTCTAGGGCCCGCAGCGCTCCACCTCCCTTGCACGCCTCCGACCCGCGTGTTACATACTGAACCAAATGGTTCAGTATTCCGCGACCCGCCTGGATGCCTCGTTCGCCGCGCTTTCGGACGCCACCCGGCGCGGCGTTCTGGAGCAGCTCGGCCGTGCGGACGCTTCGATCACGGACTTGGCCCAGAAATTCCACATGACCCTCACGGGCATGAAGAAGCATGTCGGCGTCCTGGAGCAGGCGGGACTCGTCACGACTCGGAAGGTCGGGCGCGTGCGGACCTGCAAGCTGGGCTTACGCCGCCTGGAGGAGGAGACCGCATGGATCGAGAGATACCGCCAGCTCTGGGCCGCACGCTTCGACGAGTTGGACAAGGTTATCGAGGAATTGAAACGCAAGGAGGACGTCGATGGACGCAGGAAGAGCGAGTGAGGCCAAACGCACGACGGTGGAACGGAGGTCCGACCGGGAGTTGGTCGTTACGCGAAGCTTCGACGCGCCTGCGCGCATCGTGTTCGAGGCGTGGACCAAGCCTGAGCTGTTCAAGCAGTGGTGGGTGCCGAAGTCGATGGGCATGTTCCTGCGTTCCTGCGAGATGGATGTTCGTGTGGGAGGCGGGTACCGTTTGGTGTTCGGGCATGACGGCTCGAACCCTGCCGAGTTCTTCGGCAGGTATCTCGAAGTGACACCGCACTCGCGCCTCGTCTGGACCAATGACGAAGGGGGTGAGGGTGGACCCGTCACCACGGTGACCTTCGAGGAAAAAGGCGGCAAGACGCTGCTGGTCATGCGCGAGCTCTATCCCTCGAAGGAAGCCCTCGACGCCGGCGCCGGGGCGGCGGATGCGATGTCCGAGACGTTCGAGCAGCTGGACGAGCTTCTCGCCACGCAGCAGGGCGCCGCCTGATTCGGCCGGAGTCCCAGGTGAAGGGCGGCGGGTCGGGTCCAACCCAAGACTACGCCGCCCTCAGCCCTTCCCATGCGGTGAACACGGACACCGCGAAGAGCAGCAGCCCAGCCGCCCGGCCGGCAAGGATGGTCGCCCGCGGATTGGCGATCAGCAACTTGCGGCTGCGGCCGGCCGATATTGCGAGCCCGCCATAGATCGCGGCCTGCGTCAGCACGGTCAGCAGGCCCATCACCGTCGCCTGCATCCAGATCGGGCCGTAGTCCGTTTTCAGGAACTGCGGATAGACGGCAAGGACGAACAGGTAGGCCTTCGGGTTGATCAGGCAGGTCACAAGGCCTTGGCGAAGCGCCTTCCATGCCGAGCGGCTGCCGGCGGGCCCGTCGCGACCGACAGTGATGGAGCTGCGCATCAGTGTGATGCCGATGAAGGCCATGTAGGCGGCGCCTGCAATCAACAGCGGCTTGAACAGGATCGGCAAAAAATGCATCAGCAGGCCGACGCCGATCGCGCCGTTCAGCGTGTGCACCATGCCGCCGACCATGATGCCGCCGGTCGCGGCAAGGCCCCTGTCGCGCCCGCCCGTCAGCGCATTGGCCAGCACGAACAGCATGTCCATGCCCGGAACGGCGATGATGCCGAACAGCAGGATAAAGAACAGCCAGAGATTTTCAGCATAGCTCATGTCAGTAGCCTGTCGCCTCGCTCGGCCCAGCCGCAGCGGAACCTGTTGATTTTCAATCCGATAGACGATCCTATAGGCCGAACCAACTGACGATGATGTGTCAGTTGTGATCGGCAACGGGTGAGAAAAATGCGCAAGGCGTCGCGCCTGTTCGAGATCATCCAGATCCTGCGGCTGGCGCGGCAGCCGGTGACGGCGGCAATGATCGCCGCGCAGCTGGAGGTGACGATACGGTCGATCTATCGCGACATCGCAGCGCTTCAGGCCATGCGCGTGCCGATCGAGGGCGGGAGGGGCATCGGCTATATCCTGCGCCCCGGCTTCGACTTGCCGCCGCTGATGTTTTCGATCGAGGAGATGGAGGCGATCGTCCTGTCACTGGCGCTGCTGGAGCGCACGGGCGACGACGAGCTCAAGCAGGCAGCCAAGCGCGTCGGCGCCAAGATCGCCGGCGCGGTACCGCCGCCTTTGCGCCAGACCCTCGACGCCAATGCGCTGCATGCGTGGGGATTCGCCGCGCCCTCTGCAGGTGCGATCGACCTGGCGCTGGTGCGCCGCGCCATACGCGACGAGGAGAAGCTCGACCTCTCCTATCGCGACGAGCTTGGCCGCGCTTCCGAGCGCCTCATCCGCCCGATCGCGCTGATCTATTACGCCGAGACCGCCAACATCGTCGCCTGGTGCGAGCTGCGCCAGGCGATCCGCAATTTCCGCAGCGACCGCATCGAGGATTGCCAGCCGACGGGACTGCGCTTCAAGGGCGAAGGCGATCGGTTGCGGCAGATCTGGGTCAATGGGTGGGAAGTCAACGCAGCGGCCGCCGGCTAAACCGACCAGCGGAGCGAACCTTACCTTACATCCACCCAGCGCTTCTCCTCGAACGATCGCGCCATCGCATGCACGGTGCGCTCGATCTCCAGACCTTCGTCGAATTCGATGAGCCGCGCCGGTCTGCCGGCGAGCCGGGTCAGCAGTTCATGGCATTCGATGATCTTGAGATCATTGAAGCCAAGACTGTGCCCGGGCGCGGGGACGAACAGGTCGTAGGGCTTGTGCTGTGGCGACACGAGGATGGTGCGATAGCCCTGTTCGGTCGGGCGATCCGATGTGAGGTAGAGCTGGAACTCATTCATCCGCTCCTGGTCGAACAGGATCGAGCCCTTGGAGCCGAAGATCTGGACGGCGATGCGGCCCTTGCGGCCCCAGGCCGAACGGTTGACCAGAAGCGTGCCGGCGATGCCGTTCTCCAGATGCATCAGCACGGAGGCAATGTCGTAGGTCTCGACCGCGCGGCGGCCGCCGGCGGCCAGCTTGCGGTCGGCATAGGGCTTGGCCATGTCGCAGATGACGCTGGCGACGCGGCCGAACAGGGTCGACACCAGCGACAGCGGATGCACGGCGAAATCATCAAGCGCGCCATAGCCGGAAGATGCCTCGTGCTTCCAGAAGAACAGCGCCTCGGGATCGGCCATGAAATCCTCGTCCATCTCGATGCGCAGATGGTTGACCTCGCCGATGATGTTTTCGTCGAGCAGCGCGCCGATGTGGCGGATGGCCGGGCTCTGGATGTAATTGTAACCGAGCGCCGCGACCTTGCCGGATTTCTTCGCCGCGGCCGCCATCGCCTCGGCTTCGGCGAAGCTCGGCGCCATCGGCTTTTCGCACCACAAATGCTTGCCGGCCTCGAGAACTGCGATGGCCATTTCCGGATGGAACTGGTTGGGCGTGGTGAGCGAGACGACGTCCACTTCGGGATCGTTGACGACGGCGCGCCAGTCACCGGACGCCCTGGCGAAACCGAACTCGCCGGCCTTGCGCCTGGCGAGATCCTCATTGACCTCGCCGAGATGGACAAGCCGCGGTTTGGTCATGTCTGGAAAGACGGCGCCGACGGCACTCCACGCGATGGCGTGGCACTTGCCCATAAATCCCGTGCCGATAAGACCGACGCCGACCATTTTCCGTTCCTCCACCGTCATAGATGCTACGTGGATGAATTAGTCCATTTTTGTTCGGAATGGAATGTCTGCCTCATTTTTTATGGTGTTCTTGCGCAGCCTCGCTATGATGGGGCAGAGAGGACGCTTCACCGATGAGCTTGGACGGGCCGACGATGGACGAACGGGTACCTCGCGACTTCGAGACGCTGCGCGCCACGATCCTCGATCGGCGCGAAAGCCTGCCCAAGCGCATCGCCCAGATCGCCGCTTATGCGCTCGACAATCCCGACGATATCGCCTTCGGCACCGCCGCCAGCATCGCCGCCTCGGCCGGCGTGCAGCCCTCGACGCTGATCCGCTTTGCCCAGCAGCTCGGCTTTGACGGCTTCACCAGCCTGCAGCAGGTGTTTCGCGAACGGCTGCGCGAGCGCAACTCCTCCTATGACGAACGGCTGCAGGCGCTGCGCGCCAAGGCCGAGGGCG
Protein-coding regions in this window:
- a CDS encoding Gfo/Idh/MocA family protein; amino-acid sequence: MVGVGLIGTGFMGKCHAIAWSAVGAVFPDMTKPRLVHLGEVNEDLARRKAGEFGFARASGDWRAVVNDPEVDVVSLTTPNQFHPEMAIAVLEAGKHLWCEKPMAPSFAEAEAMAAAAKKSGKVAALGYNYIQSPAIRHIGALLDENIIGEVNHLRIEMDEDFMADPEALFFWKHEASSGYGALDDFAVHPLSLVSTLFGRVASVICDMAKPYADRKLAAGGRRAVETYDIASVLMHLENGIAGTLLVNRSAWGRKGRIAVQIFGSKGSILFDQERMNEFQLYLTSDRPTEQGYRTILVSPQHKPYDLFVPAPGHSLGFNDLKIIECHELLTRLAGRPARLIEFDEGLEIERTVHAMARSFEEKRWVDVR